GGACCAGATGCATCCAGAGCTCCGTTCCGCCGAGAATAGGAGTGAACCGCGCCAGCAAATAGATTCCGGCCTTGACCATAGTGGCCGCATGAAGATAGGTGCTCACGGGGGTCGGTGCCTCCATGGCATTGGGAAGCCAGAAATGGAAGGGAACTTGGGCGGACTTGGTGAAGGCTCCGGCGAGTACGAGCAGCAGTATGGGTGTGTAGAGAGGATGAAGCCGGATGGAATCGCCCAGGCTCGCCAAAGTGGAAATTTCCAGGCTTCCACCGGCTTCTCCTAAAAGGAGCAGTCCGGCCAGCAACGCAAGCCCTCCCGTCCCCGTCACGAGAAGCGCCTGCAGCGCTGCCGACCTTGCTTCTTCCCTTTTGTGGTCGAAGCCGATGAGAAGATAGGAACTGATGCTGGTGAGTTCCCAGAATATAAAGAGGGCGATCCCGTTGTCAGCCAAAACCAGCCCCAGCATGGAGGCCATGAAGAGCAGCAAAAAACTGTAAAAACGGCTCAGTTCCGGGTGATGGGTCAGGTATGCACCTGAATAAAAGAAAACCAGTGTTCCGATTCCGCAGATGAGGAATACAAAGAGGAGGCTCAAGCCGTCCAGATAAAAGTTTAAATGGACTCCAAGATTGGATACCCATGGGTATTCAAAAGCCAGTTTTTCTCCGGATGCGATAGACGTCGTGAATTGGGCAAAGTAGAGCATCAGAGTAACAGGGAAAACCGACAGGAGCCACCCCGTCTTCCGGCCCGTCATACGGAAAAGCCCTGGTTCCGCCAATGCCAGGATAAAACCCGATAAGACAGCGAGAAGCATCATGGTCTCTCCAATTTCAAGTTGCGTGACATCCCAACAGATCGAAGGGATCACAAACTTTTTTGCGGGCCTTTTCCCTGTGTATCCTCGAAAGAGCGGCCGTTGTCATCGTCACCCGCGCGTCGGAATACCGAAAAGATGCGCTGCGTTCTTGCCCGATATATCAGCTGTTTCGGCCGCCGAGAGATCGGTTTCTGCCATTTCCTTGAAATAGCGCCGAGGAGCGAGGAGGGGATAGTCGCTCCCAAAGAGAATTTTGCCTTTGCGCAGTACCCTTGACATGTGTGGGTATATCTTCGGGTCGTAGAGAAAGGGGGAGGCAGCGGTATCGTAGTAGACCTGCGACAAAACGTCTTGCGCTTCCCGTTTCAGCAATTCGTAGAAACACAAGCCCCCTCCCCAGTGAGCCAATATGAGAGGTGTTCCGGCCGCCAGTTTTGCAAGGGAATAGTAGAAATCCAATCCGAGAGGCGCCTTGCCGGGATAACTGTGCCCGACGGGTTCATTGGCGTGCACGAGCATGATCCCGGCATGAGACCTGCAACATTCGATCAAAGGCTCAAAACATTTCAGCGCCGAATCCGCTTTGCATGCACCGTATATGGCCAGTTCACCCAATCCTCTGGCTCCCGACCTGAAACATCTTTCGGCTTCCTGGTCTCCCCTCTCGTCCAGTGGATTGAAGCATCCCAGTGGGATGAGGCGGGATCCGTACTTTGCCGTCATTTCCAGGACATAATTGTTGTGCCGAACGGCCAGTTCCATTTCCTGCCATGGAAAACCAAAGACAACCGCATGGTCGATTCCATCTCTATCCATTGTCTCGAGAAGAGATTCTGCGCCTGCCAGCTTGGCCTTGGGTGAATCGTAAAGAAGCTTGAAGATGGGTTCGCCTTCAAAAAACCGAGCGCGATCCCGCACGATATCCGGGGGGAAAATATGGGTATGGACGTCGATTCGCATTGGAATTATCCTGGTGAGGGTTTTAGGATACGCGGCCGGTGCATGCGGGACGGATGCGGCTGCATGCCATCGATGATCTCGGAATGTAGCAAAACTCTTTTTTGTTGTCTATAGGGCCTTGAATATGCATGAAAAAAGTAGAATATTGCTTCTGGAATCATTAAGGGAAAACGCAGCTGCTTAAAATTTCAATGAAAATGAGAAGAGACTGGATTTGCGGGTATTTTAGAGGCTGTCTGAAAATTCCTCTGCTTGGGAGCCGAACCTGCTTCGATTCCCCCCCACCCCCCTCAAGGGGGGAATTTTCAGACATCCTCTTAATCTTCGAGTCAGTAGATAGAGAGAAAGTCGAGGTAGGACATGATCCGTGCAATGGAGGGAGTAGCACACCTGGCGATGGAACAGGCGGGGGCGCTGATCAGAGAAAAAATGGGGAAGATTTCTTCGAGCGATATCCATACAAAAGGGATTTCCGATTATGTCACTCAAGTGGACATGGAGAGCGAGAGGATCATTACCGGGATCATAGAAAAACATTTTCCCCGGCATCACATCATGGCTGAGGAAACGGAAAATGACGGCATGCATGAAGGTTTCACGTGGGTGATCGATCCCATTGACGGAACGGCCAATTTCATCCACGGGTTTCCCTTCGTGGCCATTTCCATTGCGGTCTGTGAAAACAGGGAACCCATTCTGGGCTTCGTGCTGGACCCTGTGCGCAATGAATGTTTTACGGCAAGAAAAGGGGGAGGAGCATTCCTGAACGGTCATCCCATTCAAATGAGGAGTACGGAGGATCTGGGGGAAACAATGATTGCCACTGGGTTTCCTCACCGGACGCGGGATATCATCGACCCCTATCTCGAGGTCTTCAAACGGGTGTTTCTGCAAACGAGTGGCATAAGGCGCGCGGGGGCTGCGGCTTTGGATTTGGCTTATTTGGCTGCGGGACGTGTGGACGGCTTCTGGGAAGCCGGGCTCAAGGCATGGGACATCGCAGCGGGCGCATTGCTCGTGCATGAAGCGGGAGGCATCGTCACCGATTTCTGGGGGGAGGAAAACTATTTGGAAAACGGGCATATCGTGGGGGGAAGTTCACTCACCCATCCCTTTCTTCTGGAACAGGTGAAGACCTTTTTGGTGCCTGCTCTGGCCTCCCGGGCAGGCGTCAAAAAATAGAACAGAAAAAAGGTATCGAGAGGGACTTAGAACCTATCCAGAAACCACCTGTGGACTTTGCGACCCCCCTTGGTCCCCCCTCGAGGGGGGGAATTAAAGGGGGGTGTCCGCTGCCGAGGTAGGTTTTCGGATAGGCTCTTATTCGGGGGGGGTGAGGTTCATCGCCATGAGTTTTTTACTGGTGTCGAAAATCACTTCCATCTTTTTGGGTGAGATGACTTTACTGACGACTCCCAAACCGAACTGATTATGGATGATCAGATCGCCGTCCTTGTAACTGTCTGTGTAATGATATTCGGGGACGCCTTCCCGGCTTGCTTCCAGGAGCAGCTGGCGCCAGTCATCCTCCGTCTTGGGTCTGGATACGCCCTTGTAGAGGACGGATGGCATAAGATCTTCGTCTTCCCCTTCATCTATATCTATGTCTTCCTCGCCGCTGAAATCGAGTTCCTCTCCCTGATCGTAGCTCAGATCACTATCGTCATCGAATTCTTCCACCAACTGATCGTTGTCCATATCTTTTTTCGTCATAACCTATCTCCGTTATTTCCTTTCTATTTTATGTCGGCAAACATTCCGTGTATTAAAAGTCGATACAAACGTCAAGTGCTTTCACTGCAGCGACGTTCCCGTGGTTGACCTTTCATGGGCATTGAAATGATAACCACTTGGGTGTAAGTTGTCTGCTCCGTTTTATTCGTTCCACTGGCAAACAGTCATTTGAGCTTGTTCGAGAGACAGGAAAAATTTGAGAACCCCCCGAAAGTTATTTTCGCATGTTCAATGTTTTAATCAATACCATCCTTCCGATTTTCAGTATCATATTTCTTGGATACTTCCTGAAGATTAAAGAAATCATAGGTTCCGACTATTCCAGGACGGCCAATCAGATCGTCTTTAATGTGGCAATTCCCGCGATGCTTTTGAGCGAGATTGCACAGGCGCCTTTCCGCGCAAATTTCAATCTGAGAGCGGTGATATGTACTCTGGGAGCCCTTTGCGCCGTAGTGCTGATCAGCCTGGCACTCCTGCATCTGCTGAAGGTTCCTGACAGCAGGAAGGGCACCTTTCTTCACAGCAGTTTCCATGGAAACATTGGATATATGTCTTATGCCATCGCATATTATGCGCTTGGATCGGACCACTTTCCCAGGATGGCCATTTTGAGCAGTTTCATCATGTTGGGGCAAAACCTTCTCGCGGTTTGGGCCCTCACTACTTTCAATACGGAACCCCGCCGGGAAGCCCAGGGGCACCAACTTTTGAAGCACATGCTCCGCAATCCCATCATCGTGACGGTACTGCTCGGCATAACCTATTCGGCAATGGGCTTTTCTATCCCCCACCCCTTCCAAAAGGGGCTGGACATCCTTGCCGGCATGGCTTTCCCCACAGCCCTGTTACTCATCGGGGCCAGCCTTTCCTTTGGGAGTTTTCGGCTGATGGTACGGGAAATTATGGGCATCGGCATGATGAAGCTGATTTGTCTGCCCCTGTTGGGCTATGCCTTCATGGTCTTGGCTCAGGTTCCCCAACCGCTCATCCTGCCCGGCATCATTTTACTGGCAGCGCCACCCGCGACCATTACCTACATCATGGCCATGGAACTCGGAGGGCATCCCGAACTGGCCGCCACCAGCATTTCCATTTTCACCCTGCTCTCCGCTTTTACATACAGTGTCATCCTTGCCATATTGGCAGCGTAAGCCGGGAACTGTAGATCGCATCTACCCAAGCGAAACACAATCTGCTGAATGCAAATGACCGCGTAATTATCGCGATATACCGGATTGCCGTGAGGAGGCGGGTTGGTCTCTTATTCGTCTTCGGTGGCCAAACCATATTTGAGGAGGCGGTAGCGGAAAGATCGGAAGCTGATGCCCAGGAGTTCAGCCGCTTTGAACTTTACTCCGTGGGCCTGCTGCAAAGCCTGCTGCAGGAGCTTCTTTTCGATTTCTGCGAGATAGCCGTCCAGATTGATCCCCTTGGGAAGTTCTGCCGGCACTGCCTGGAGCGGATCATTCTGAATCTTCCTGTAAGTCGATAAAGTGAGGCTGTCGGGAAGAATGATGCTGGACGCTTCCATAGCCACGCCACGCTCTATGATATGCTCCAATTCTCTCACATTTCCCGGAAAATCGTAATGGTTGAGGATGTCCAGAGCGTAAGAGGAAATCTTCTTGATATCCTTTCCGAATTGTTCCCGGAATTTCGCAAGGAAGTGCTGGGCGAGAATCGAAATGTCTTCCTTGCGTTCCCTTAGAGGCGGAAGCGCAATGGGCAATACATTGAGACGGTAGTATAGATCTTCGCGAAAAGTCCCTTCGATGACCATTTTTTCCAGGTTGCGGTTGGTGGCGGAAATGATTCGGACGTCAACAGCAATGTCTTCCGTGTCACCCACCAGCCGAATGGTTTTTTCCTGCACCAGGCGCAGCAGCTTGACCTGGAGAGTAGGAGAGAGTTCGCCGATTTCATCCAGAAAAAGGGTGCCGCCTTCAGCCGCTTCTACTAAACCTTTGTGGCCGGTACCGGCGCCGGTGAAGGCTCCTTTTTTGTAACCGAACAGTTCACTCTCAATGAGTTGTTCGGGAACTCCACCGCAGTTGACGGCCACGAAGGGCTTGTTCCGGCGTGCGCTTTGCCGGTGGATTGCTTTGGCCACCAGTTCCTTCCCCGTCCCGCTTTCTCCGGTGAGCAGGACGTTGCTGCTCGTGGCTGCCACTCGTTTGATAAGTTCATAGACCCTCCGCATGGGAGGGCTTTCTCCAATGAGGCAGCCGAAATAAAAAGGGCCTTCCTGAGCATCCTGTAACTTTTCTTCTCCCTCTTTACTGCGCAGTGCGTGGACGATGACGGATCGCATTTCATCGATATTGAAGGGCTTCGGCAGGTAATCGTATGCGCCTTCCTTCATTGCGGCTACCGCCGTTTCGGCGCTGGCATACGCTGAAATGATGATGACGACCGTTTGGGGAGAAAGGAGCCTGCACTTCTTGAGAACTTCAAGGCCATTGACGGGCTTCATGCGGATATCGGTGATGAGCAAGTCGAAAGGCTCTTCCTGGATGGCTTCCAGGGCTTCTTTGCCACTGCCGGCACAGCGAACTTGATATCCTTCCTTTTGGAGCATGATATCGAGAAATTCCCGCATGCTCCTTTCATCGTCGACGACTAAAATTTTTGCGCTTTGGAAAGGGGATGCATTCATTGGCTCATTCTGGAAAAGGCAACTTTTCCTCTCACAATCGTCATCAGGGCCCGCCCCTGCATCCGGCGGCCGTGAAAGGGGCAGTTGCGGCTTTTGGAGTGGAACTCGTTTACATCCAACGTGTAGGTTTGTTCAGGATCGATAACGGTAAGATCGGTCAATGTATCTGTTTGCAGCGTTCCCAGGGGCGCTCCCAGAATACGGGCGGGGTTGCAGGTGACTTTGGCTATGGCCTCGGTTGGAGCCAATATTCCCTCCCGAACCAGGCTCAAAATGAGGGGAAGGGCGGATTCCAACCCAATCATTCCATTGGCTGCAAATTCAAATTCCGTATCCTTTTCGAGAACACTGTGGGGGGCATGGTCCGTGGCGACGGCGTCGAGGGTGCCGTCGCGCAAACCCTCCTTGATGGCCGCCACGTCTTCGGCTCTTCGAATGGGGGGATTGACCTTGAAGAGGGGATCGAAGGTCATGAGCTCTTCGTCCGTGAGAGTGAAATAGTGCGGAGCCGTCTCTGCAGTGACCGGAACTCCCCGCGCTTTGGCGTCGCGGATAAGTCGCACCGAACCGGAGGTGCTCACGTGGGCGATATGGACCCTGCTTCGAGTGAGTTCGGCTAGGATCAAATCCCTGGCGATCATCACTTCTTCCGCCGCACCGGGAATGCCGCGAAGTCCCAGAAGGGTGGATGTCGCCCCTTCGTTCATGAGGCCGCCCTGAGAGAGATGGATATCTTCTGCGTGGCTGATTACAGGCATATCGAAAATGCGAGCGTATTCCAGTGCCCTTCGCATCATGAGGCTGTTCATGACGGGGCGGCCGTCATCCGATACGGCCACCGCTCCCGATGCCCGCAGTTCCCCAATTTCGGAAAGGTTTTCCCCTTTGAGGCCTTTGGTGATGGCTCCTACCGGAAAAACATGGCAAGCCCCTTCCTCCCTGGCCCGTTCTAAAATGAACTCCGTCACCGCTGCAGAATCGTTCACGGGCTGTGTATTGGGCATACACGCCACTGCAACATAGCCACCCGCCACCGCCGCCTGAGTTCCCGAAGCGATGGTTTCCTTGTATTCTTCACCCGGTTCACGCAAATGTACATGCATGTCGATCAGGCCGGGAACAATCCATTTGCCGGTCATGTCGTATTCCTGGAGTTCAGAAGTACGATCTCGAGATACCTGGATTTGCGGTCGGATTTCAGCCAACCGTCCTTCCAATATCAGAACATCTGCAATGGTATCTTTTCCCTGCTGCGGATCGATGACCCGACCCTGGCGGAAAAGAAAATTTGCGGCTTTCCCCCACTCCATTCTCAACAGCTCCTTGGGATGTGGTTTCGGTAATTTTTGGCTTTCATGTGTCCATTTCCAGGAACACGCTCATCCTACTTCTGAGATACGAGATAAAGCAGTGCCATACGCACTGCAACCCCATTGGTCACCTGATTCATAATCACCGAGTGAGGCCCGTCCGCCACATCCGGGCTGAGCTCCACGCCTCTGTTGATGGGGCCGGGATGCATGATGATGACGTCTTTCTTGGCTCTTTTGAGCTTTGCAGCATTGATGCCATAGTAAATGGAATACTCCCGAAGGGAGGGGAGGAGCATCTGTTGCTGCCGTTCCTTTTGGAGCCGAAGGACGATGATGACATCCGCGTCGGGGATGGCCTCTTCGGGGTGCAGACAGACTTGAGCACCCATGCTGGAAATATCCGGAGGGAGCAGGGTGGTCGGGCCGCAAACGGTGACCTCTGCTCCCATCTTGGTGAGTCCCCAGATGTCTGAACGCGCCACACGGCTGTGAATGATGTCTCCGACGATAAGAATGTTCAACCCGTCGAGACGCCCTTTCTGTTCTCGAATGGTCATCATATCGAGCAATGCCTGGGAAGGGTGTTCGTGCATGCCATCGCCAGCGTTGATGATCGAGGCCTCTGTTCTGTGAGCCAATCGGTGGGGAGCGCCCGAGGCTGAATGGCGTATAACAAATATGTCGGGTTTCATCGCTTCGAGATTTTTCAGGGTGTCCAGAAGGGTCTCTCCCTTGACCATGGAGCTGGTAGATGCCGTGATGCTGAAGGTGTCAGCGCTCAATCGTTTGGCGGCTATGTCAAAGGATGTTCGGGTTCGTGTGCTGGGTTCGTAGAAGAGATGAATGACGGTTTTCCCACGAAGGGTGGGTACTTTCTTGATAGGCCTCGTATTGATTTCTTTCAGTGAAAAAGCCATTTCCAGGATGTGCTCTATTTCATGGACTTCAAGTTCTCGAATTCCTAGAATATCTTTTCTTTTAAATGGCATGGATCATCCTCATCTCGTTTGGTAACCTCTCCTTCCTCTGTTATCTAAATCAGTTTACCATGAGATGCGCGGTGGATGGCAAGAAAATTGAAATACGCACTTTTTTGATGAGCCTCTCGTCAGCTCTCGCGCGGTATGATAAGAGAATGAAACAAACTTCGAAGGTCTTTTGACCAAGTGCTAAAGCAAAATTATTGATGGCTAAAAACACTGTCAAGAAAGAAATCCAAAGCTGGATCGATCCAACTTGACATGTGCGTGGAATACCATTAAATGGTTCTCCATTGATTTTATGAAGGGAGAAGTAGATGCAAAGAGTGCCAATCACCAAAGATGGTTATGAACGGTTGAAAATCGAGTTGCAGCGCTTGCAGAAGGAAGAACGGCCGGCTGTGATCAAAGCCATTGAAGAGGCTCGTGGTCATGGGGATCTCTCGGAAAACGCGGAATATGAAGCTGCCAAGGAAAAACAGTCACTGATCGAAGGACGCATTCAGGACCTCTGTGAAAAGCTGGGGCATTGTGAAATCATCGAAGGGGCGGAATCGGAGAACGGCAGGGCTATATTCGGGTCCAAAGTGGTGATGGAAGACCTCGAAACGGGTGAGGTCACTACCTACACGCTCGTGGGGCCTTATGAAGCAGACGTGCAGGCTGGAACGATTTCCGTGACATCACCTCTGGGAAAAGCCCTGATCGGGAAGGAAGAAGGAGATGAAGTTCGGGTGCAGACTCCAAAAGGAATTCGCAATCTCGAAATCCTTGAAGTGCAGAACTGAAGCTTTCCGTCAGAAAATCAAGCGCATAAATATGGCAAGTCAGCGATAATTGCCTTGACAGCTTTCCTAAGATAGTTTTAGAATAGATTTTCTTAAAAATCGTGCCCTTAAAAATGAGTTAAAAACTCGATTTAGAATGTTGGATTCCATATCAAGAGGAGGTTAGACCTTGGCCAACCACAAGTCAGCCATCAAGCGGGCAAAACAAAACGAAGCGAGGCGGTTGCGCAATCGTATGCGGAAGACCCGTATGAAAAACGTTATCAAGGAAGTGCAGGAAGCCATCTCTTCCAATTCCCCCGAGGTCATTGTAGAACGGCTCAGGGAAGCGATTTCCACCATCGATAAAACCGCCAGTAAAGGCGTGATCCATAAGAATAATGCCGCGCGCAAGATCTCTCGGCTGACGCGGAAAATCAACGCGATTCTGGCCGAGCAGAAAGCATAGCCTTTTCGGTTTTTCCGGTTCGAAAAGCCCTTGAAGAGATACTCTTCAAGGGCTTTTCAATTGCGCTGACAGAGATCCAGAACAAGACATTCCAGGATCATTTCGGGAGCGCTTCCACTGCTCTTGATGGCAATGTCGGCGTTGCGCAGGGCTTGATGGGCGTGAAGCAGCACGGACTCCGAAAACTGTGAAGCCTGTTGAACATAGTTTTTGACAACAAACGGAGAGAGGCCCGTACCTTGAGCGATTTGAGCCAATGCCAGTCCTCGCTGCAGTCCGTCCTTCACTTGCCAGACCAGGCGGATCTGCCGTGCCAGCAGGGCGAGGATCGCCAGAGGGGCTTCTCCCGATAGAACGAGATTTCTCAGGGAATGAACCGCCTGATTGGTCTGGTGCAGGCCGACATGCCTGAGAAGTTC
This region of Desulforhabdus amnigena genomic DNA includes:
- a CDS encoding amidohydrolase family protein, with the protein product MRIDVHTHIFPPDIVRDRARFFEGEPIFKLLYDSPKAKLAGAESLLETMDRDGIDHAVVFGFPWQEMELAVRHNNYVLEMTAKYGSRLIPLGCFNPLDERGDQEAERCFRSGARGLGELAIYGACKADSALKCFEPLIECCRSHAGIMLVHANEPVGHSYPGKAPLGLDFYYSLAKLAAGTPLILAHWGGGLCFYELLKREAQDVLSQVYYDTAASPFLYDPKIYPHMSRVLRKGKILFGSDYPLLAPRRYFKEMAETDLSAAETADISGKNAAHLFGIPTRG
- a CDS encoding inositol monophosphatase family protein, whose amino-acid sequence is MIRAMEGVAHLAMEQAGALIREKMGKISSSDIHTKGISDYVTQVDMESERIITGIIEKHFPRHHIMAEETENDGMHEGFTWVIDPIDGTANFIHGFPFVAISIAVCENREPILGFVLDPVRNECFTARKGGGAFLNGHPIQMRSTEDLGETMIATGFPHRTRDIIDPYLEVFKRVFLQTSGIRRAGAAALDLAYLAAGRVDGFWEAGLKAWDIAAGALLVHEAGGIVTDFWGEENYLENGHIVGGSSLTHPFLLEQVKTFLVPALASRAGVKK
- a CDS encoding AEC family transporter, giving the protein MFNVLINTILPIFSIIFLGYFLKIKEIIGSDYSRTANQIVFNVAIPAMLLSEIAQAPFRANFNLRAVICTLGALCAVVLISLALLHLLKVPDSRKGTFLHSSFHGNIGYMSYAIAYYALGSDHFPRMAILSSFIMLGQNLLAVWALTTFNTEPRREAQGHQLLKHMLRNPIIVTVLLGITYSAMGFSIPHPFQKGLDILAGMAFPTALLLIGASLSFGSFRLMVREIMGIGMMKLICLPLLGYAFMVLAQVPQPLILPGIILLAAPPATITYIMAMELGGHPELAATSISIFTLLSAFTYSVILAILAA
- a CDS encoding sigma-54-dependent transcriptional regulator, producing the protein MNASPFQSAKILVVDDERSMREFLDIMLQKEGYQVRCAGSGKEALEAIQEEPFDLLITDIRMKPVNGLEVLKKCRLLSPQTVVIIISAYASAETAVAAMKEGAYDYLPKPFNIDEMRSVIVHALRSKEGEEKLQDAQEGPFYFGCLIGESPPMRRVYELIKRVAATSSNVLLTGESGTGKELVAKAIHRQSARRNKPFVAVNCGGVPEQLIESELFGYKKGAFTGAGTGHKGLVEAAEGGTLFLDEIGELSPTLQVKLLRLVQEKTIRLVGDTEDIAVDVRIISATNRNLEKMVIEGTFREDLYYRLNVLPIALPPLRERKEDISILAQHFLAKFREQFGKDIKKISSYALDILNHYDFPGNVRELEHIIERGVAMEASSIILPDSLTLSTYRKIQNDPLQAVPAELPKGINLDGYLAEIEKKLLQQALQQAHGVKFKAAELLGISFRSFRYRLLKYGLATEDE
- a CDS encoding dihydroorotase — translated: MEWGKAANFLFRQGRVIDPQQGKDTIADVLILEGRLAEIRPQIQVSRDRTSELQEYDMTGKWIVPGLIDMHVHLREPGEEYKETIASGTQAAVAGGYVAVACMPNTQPVNDSAAVTEFILERAREEGACHVFPVGAITKGLKGENLSEIGELRASGAVAVSDDGRPVMNSLMMRRALEYARIFDMPVISHAEDIHLSQGGLMNEGATSTLLGLRGIPGAAEEVMIARDLILAELTRSRVHIAHVSTSGSVRLIRDAKARGVPVTAETAPHYFTLTDEELMTFDPLFKVNPPIRRAEDVAAIKEGLRDGTLDAVATDHAPHSVLEKDTEFEFAANGMIGLESALPLILSLVREGILAPTEAIAKVTCNPARILGAPLGTLQTDTLTDLTVIDPEQTYTLDVNEFHSKSRNCPFHGRRMQGRALMTIVRGKVAFSRMSQ
- a CDS encoding aspartate carbamoyltransferase catalytic subunit, with amino-acid sequence MPFKRKDILGIRELEVHEIEHILEMAFSLKEINTRPIKKVPTLRGKTVIHLFYEPSTRTRTSFDIAAKRLSADTFSITASTSSMVKGETLLDTLKNLEAMKPDIFVIRHSASGAPHRLAHRTEASIINAGDGMHEHPSQALLDMMTIREQKGRLDGLNILIVGDIIHSRVARSDIWGLTKMGAEVTVCGPTTLLPPDISSMGAQVCLHPEEAIPDADVIIVLRLQKERQQQMLLPSLREYSIYYGINAAKLKRAKKDVIIMHPGPINRGVELSPDVADGPHSVIMNQVTNGVAVRMALLYLVSQK
- the greA gene encoding transcription elongation factor GreA encodes the protein MQRVPITKDGYERLKIELQRLQKEERPAVIKAIEEARGHGDLSENAEYEAAKEKQSLIEGRIQDLCEKLGHCEIIEGAESENGRAIFGSKVVMEDLETGEVTTYTLVGPYEADVQAGTISVTSPLGKALIGKEEGDEVRVQTPKGIRNLEILEVQN
- the rpsT gene encoding 30S ribosomal protein S20, translating into MANHKSAIKRAKQNEARRLRNRMRKTRMKNVIKEVQEAISSNSPEVIVERLREAISTIDKTASKGVIHKNNAARKISRLTRKINAILAEQKA